A section of the Centroberyx gerrardi isolate f3 chromosome 8, fCenGer3.hap1.cur.20231027, whole genome shotgun sequence genome encodes:
- the LOC139913087 gene encoding uncharacterized protein LOC139913087 has product MAFKTARVCAFPGCSSRVKRVSLRQRQPTTDPPLRFHGLPLHDPERLKLWLMALQLDLDLPVETLRALRVCSQHFSPDDVRANADNGETDEPLLKATAVPVPAGMKTEENVSDTEDPRSDVQIKEEDVKNEGSVSDPTSSQTEATALLYCTVQIKKEDVYGEENVSDPTQNHTEDPCSGDQIKDEDNYSEGSVRDPTSHHTQDTYPTLQIKLEDVCKIETLSAAGVPHSTTVKPEENVNAPTPYHTQDTCSAVQIKVEDACIKMETLSADGVPLSTPVTPEVAVICTAAKRTSKTALSTVEALEEMRQRSDVEVEDSSDTDSEYDSEEEENFFMAVDPVYDQEDEKDETPETSSSASGVPDHAPTPAPQPAATEPASSQPLVGLPSPHVSSDEDEGDEDFLPPAQTRKSSAAASSRRVTRSSRSASASGASAPSPESSSESRSPSPAPAQRRRGRPRKGEPARKRPRQDTSGDDEGKWRNREELDVAPRQPKFAPKYRPGPRIDTTKSWSPLSLFKLFFSSQVFKTVVNNTNSNANKRKAEGLHHRWSPLSEQEFYIFLAVIIFSGLVHVHRRADMWRKVWPYNFRFPHEHMTRDRFETIFWSLHLCDITEDEDNQKKRGTAGYDRLFKIKPLYQQLLTACKSLFQPGRQISIDERMVANRSMNGFQQYMKDKTSKFKLFLLADAHTGYTWNFFVHQGRSTATTGEGLSYTSVMNLLDFPLLGKGYHLYVNNFYTSPTLFRNLTANDTHACGTIKQTRIGFPKTTVNDLPKEAERGDLRWLRKDNLLFVKWKDTTEVTMCSSFHTAYSGMSVRWRGRGSKNRPVKHIPVPDAVMDYRKYMGGADVSDALVQYYSVFGKKMKWYKTIFYHFVDIAIVNAYILHKALAIGRGDTPLSQKQFREVLMKELVAESKHVVTPRPSPTDTCMPAYYGQTATEQRKHCVYCKKKGKKVKTPIYCTKCNVSLCLISARNCFTDYHKR; this is encoded by the exons ATGGCTTTCAAAACGGCTCGTGTCTGTGCCTTTCCGGGATGCTCCAGCCGGGTGAAGCGCGTGTCACTGCGGCAGCGACAACCGACGACGGATCCGCCGTTGAGATTTCACGGGCTGCCGCTGCACGACCCGGAGAGGCTGAAACTGTGGCTGATGGCGCTGCAGCTGGATCTCGACTTACCCGTGGAAACCCTCCGCGCACTCCGGGTGTGCAGCCAGCATTTCTCCCCGGACGATGTACGCGCAAATGCGGATAACGGAGAGACAGACGAGCCTCTTCTGAAGGCTACTGCTGTGCCGGTCCCCGCTGGGATGAAAACCGAG GAAAATGTGAGTGATACTGAAGATCCCCGTTCTGATGTCCAAATTAAGGAGGAAGACGTCAAAAATGAG GGAAGTGTGAGCGATCCTACATCAAGTCAGACAGAAGCCACCGCtctactgtactgcactgtacaaATTAAGAAGGAAGACGTCTACGGCGAG GAAAATGTGAGTGATCCGACACAAAATCATACTGAAGATCCCTGTTCCGGTGACCAAATTAAGGATGAAGACAACTACAGCGAG GGAAGTGTGAGAGAtcctacatcacatcacactcaAGACACCTATCCCACTCTTCAGATTAAGTTGGAAGACGTCTGTAAGATAGAGACCCTGTCTGCTGCTGGTGTACCACACTCAACTACAGTGAAGCCAGAG GAAAACGTGAATGCACCTACACCATATCACACCCAAGACACCTGTTCAGCTGTCCAAATTAAGGTGGAAGACGCTTGTATCAAGATGGAGACCTTGTCTGCCGACGGTGTACCACTCTCGACTCCAGTGACGCCAGAG GTCGCTGTTATTTGTACCGCGGCTAAAAGAACCAGCAAGACCGCACTGTCAACTGTAGAAGCTTTGGAAGAGATGCGGCAAAGAAGCGATGTCGAAGTCGAAGATTCTTCTGACACGGACAGTGAATATGATtctgaggaagaagaaaactTTTTCATGGCAGTGGATCCAGTTTATGA CCAAGAAGATGAGAAGGATGAGACACCAGAAACGAGCAGTTCAGCCTCAGGTGTGCCCGACCAcgcccccacccccgccccccagcCAGCTGCCACAGAGCCAGCCAGCTCTCAGCCTCTTGTTGGACTCCCCTCTCCACATGTGTCAAG TGATGAGGATGAGGGAGATGAAGACTTCCTGCCACCTGCTCAAACGAGGAAATCGTCAGCAGCTGCTTCCTCTAGACGAGTGACACGCAGTTCTCGGAGTGCATCTGCATCCGGGGCGTCTGCCCCATCCCCAGAGTCATCGTCTGAGTCGAGGTCTCCTTCTCCTGCACCAGCACAGCGCAGAAGGGGCCGACCAAGAAAAGGTGAACCTGCAAGGAAACGACCCAGGCAGGACACCTCTGGAGATGATGAAGGGAAATGGCGCAATCGGGAGGAGTTGGACGTGGCTCCCCGACAGCCAAAGTTTGCGCCAAAATATCGACCCGGGCCCAGGATTGATACCACCAAATCATGGTCACCCCTCAGCCtgttcaaacttttttttagctCGCAAGTCTTTAAAACCGTTGTGAACAACACTAATAGTAACGCCAACAAGAGGAAGGCCGAAGGGTTGCATCACAGGTGGTCCCCTCTGTCCGAGCAGGAGTTCTACATCTTTTTAGCTGTCATCATCTTCTCTGGACTGGTCCATGTGCACAGAAGGGCAGACATGTGGAGGAAGGTGTGGCCTTACAACTTCAGATTCCCGCATGAGCACATGACCAGGGATCGCTTTGAGACCATTTTTTGGTCCCTTCACCTGTGTGACATCACAGAGGATGAAGATAACCAGAAGAAGAGGGGAACCGCAGGGTACGACcggcttttcaaaataaaacctctgTACCAGCAGTTGTTGACAGCATGCAAGTCTCTCTTCCAGCCTGGCAGGCAGATAAGCATTGATGAGAGAATGGTTGCAAACAGGTCCATGAATGGATTCCAACAGTACATGAAAGATAAAACATCCAAATTCAAACTGTTTCTGTTGGCAGATGCACATACTGGCTACACGTGGAACTTCTTTGTACATCAGGGAAGAAGTACTGCTACAACAGGAGAGGGCCTGAGCTACACATCGGTGATGAACCTTTTGGACTTTCCACTCCTCGGCAAGGGTTACCATCTCTATGTGAACAACTTTTATACAAGCCCAACCCTATTTAGAAATCTCACTGCCAATGACACACACGCTTGTGGGACCATCAAACAGACTCGTATTGGTTTTCCAAAGACGACGGTCAATGACCTGCCCAAAGAAGCTGAGAGGGGCGATCTTAGGTGGCTGCGGAAGGACAACCTGCTGTTTGTGAAGTGGAAGGACACTACAGAGGTGACTATGTGCAGCAGTTTTCATACAGCTTACAGTGGAATGAGTGTGCgttggagagggagggggtctAAAAACCGGCCCGTCAAACACATTCCTGTCCCCGATGCTGTGATGGACTACAGGAAATACATGGGAGGGGCTGACGTTTCCGACGCCCTCGTCCAATATTACTCTGTGTTTGGAAAGAAAATGAAGTGGTACAAGAccattttttatcattttgtggACATTGCCATTGTAAACGCTTATATTCTACATAAAGCATTGGCTATCGGGAGAGGAGACACTCCACTGTCTCAAAAGCAGTTCAGAGAAGTCTTGATGAAGGAGCTGGTGGCAGAATCCAAACACGTTGTTACACCTCGCCCCAGCCCCACCGACACTTGCATGCCAGCTTACTACGGACAAACTGCCACAGAGCAGCGCAAGCATTGTGTCTATTgtaagaagaaaggaaagaaggtgAAGACACCGATTTACTGCACCAAGTGCAACGTTTCTTTGTGTCTCATCTCAGCACGGAACTGCTTCACGGATTACCACAAGAGATGA